In a genomic window of Curtobacterium flaccumfaciens pv. betae:
- a CDS encoding RNA polymerase sigma factor, producing MTTGTDTDEGLVRAMAQGDTGAFARAFDRYAATLTRYAWALVDNRSDVEEIVQDAFLTLWQRAATLELPADTVLPWLLVVCRNHAFNTGRKQARRRADELPEHLASPADQDEARETLRWVRAEIAALPDLDRRICELCLLEGYSYAEAAELLGLTVGAVTPRVSRNRRRLKKAVMHDEH from the coding sequence GTGACGACCGGCACCGACACGGACGAAGGACTCGTCCGTGCGATGGCACAGGGGGACACCGGAGCGTTCGCACGAGCGTTCGACCGGTACGCCGCCACCCTCACCCGCTACGCCTGGGCACTCGTGGACAACCGCTCCGACGTCGAGGAGATCGTGCAGGACGCGTTCCTCACGCTCTGGCAGCGGGCGGCGACCCTCGAGCTGCCGGCGGACACCGTGCTGCCGTGGCTGCTCGTCGTCTGCCGCAACCACGCCTTCAACACCGGCCGCAAGCAGGCCCGTCGTCGCGCGGACGAACTCCCGGAGCACCTCGCCTCGCCCGCCGACCAGGACGAGGCACGCGAGACCCTGCGCTGGGTCCGTGCCGAGATCGCCGCGCTCCCCGACCTCGACCGCCGCATCTGCGAGCTCTGCCTCCTCGAGGGGTACTCCTACGCCGAAGCCGCGGAGCTCCTCGGGCTCACGGTCGGCGCGGTCACCCCGCGGGTCTCCCGCAACCGACGTCGACTCAAGAAGGCGGTGATGCACGATGAACACTGA